TTCAGGAGGAAGTGGAATTCGCCGATCTGGGATTGATCGTGGTGGACGAGCAGCACCGCTTCGGCGTGCACCAGCGGCTGGCGCTGCGCGAGAAGGGCCGCGTGGGCCTGCGCCGGCCGCATCAGCTGATCATGACCGCCACACCCATCCCGCGCACGCTGGCGCAAAGCCTGTACGCCGATCTGGACGTGTCGGTGATCGATGAGCTGCCACCGGGACGCAAGCCGATCGAGACGGTGGCGCTGCCTTCGGCGCGCCGTGCCGACGTGGTCAGCCGCATCCGCGACGCCTGCACGGCGGGCCGACAGGCCTATTGGGTCTGCCCGTTGATTGAAGAGTCTGAGACCCTGGAGCTCGAGACGGCAACGGACACGGCGCAGGCCTTGCGCGAAGCCTTGCCCGATTTGTCGATTGCGCTGATCCATGGGCGCATGAAGCCGCTGGAAAAGGAAAAGATCATGGCGGCGTTCAAGCGCGGTGAGGTGCATCTGCTGGTGGCCACCACCGTCATCGAGGTCGGCGTGGACGTGCCCAACGCCTCGCTCATGGTCATCGAGAACGCCGAGCGGCTGGGCCTGTCGCAATTGCACCAGCTGCGCGGGCGCGTCGGCCGCGGCGCGGCGGAAAGCCACTGCGTGCTGCTGTACCAGCCGCCGCTGTCGGAGATGGCGCGGGCGCGGCTGGCAGCGCTGCGCGAGACCAGCGACGGTTTCGAGATCGCGCGGCGCGACCTGGAGATGCGCGGTCCGGGCGAGATGCTCGGCACGCGCCAGGCCGGCATGCCGCAGTTTCATATCGCCGATCTTTTGCGCGACCGCGCATGGCTGCCGCGCGTGCAGCAGGTGGCGGAACTGCTGCTCAAGGAGCATCCGCAATGCGTGGACCCGATCGTGCGGCGCTGGATCAGCGGCGCCGAGACCTATGGCAGCGTTTGAACTGCCGGGACGCTAGAATTCGCGCGCCAGCATCAGCGTCAGGAAATCCTCTCCGACGTTCGGTCCGTCCCAGTCGAGCCCCAAAGCGGTTTTGCCGTTCGAGTAATGGGTCTCGCCGATGGACAGGTCGTATTCTCCGAACTTGCGTCCGAACGCCAGACGCACCATGAATTGCCCGGTAGTCCCAAGATGATCCGTCGTCCGGTCAACCATGCCGATACCGAGTGTGGCCGCGCAGTAATTTTCCGGAGAAAGCTTCCAGCGCAGCGTACGTCCGAACGAGAGCGCGGTGTTGTAATTCGGGCCACTCCAGTACGCGATGGACAGCTCATAGAGACTTTTTCGATTGAACAACGCCGGCGCGTCTTTCTGGTAGGAGACAAACACAGCGTTTGATCCAGACGAGGAAATGTTTCCATATCCCACCGCAACAGCCAGCATGTCGGCGCCGGTGGAACAGGCATATAACAGCATGCCGGCTGCCACCGGAATGAATTTGAACCGGACGCGTGGAACAGGTGAAATGTTCATTCGAATCTTCCCGAACCGCATATTGTCCTGAGGCATTAACCGGAAACGCTTGCGGCCATTGCCGCATGATTCCCGGAGCGTAAATTCATGTATAGAGCCGCCGTTTCCGCTGACCGACCAGGTCGTTTCTGCTACGATTCGGCGCTCCTGAATCATTGATAACAATACATGGCTATTGTGAGCCCGGCACCACCGCGAGGCACGGAACCGCTGTGGCGACCGGCGCGGCGGCTGAACCGCTCCGGGATTCCGCGGAATTATTTGCCGTGGTTGCTCGACACGGCGTCGCTCACGGAACGCATCATCGCCCAGTGCCGCGAAAACTTTCACGTGCGGCTGCTGGACCAGCGCCGGGCACGTCCGCTGCGCAACGAGGCCGAGGCCCTCGGCATGCGCGCCGGCACCCGCGCCATCGTGCGCCAGGTGCAACTCCTGTGCGGCGACACGCCCTGGGTGTACGCGCGCACCATCATCCCGCCACGGACCTTCGCCAGAAAACTCCACCGTTTCACCACCCTGGGCGCGCGTTCCCTCGGCGCCATGCTGTTTGCCGACCCGTCCATGAAGCGCGGCGAGGTGGAGGTTACCCGTCTCACGCCATCAGACCGGCTGTATCATCTGGTCACGCGCGATCTGCGCGACAAACCCGAAACGATATGGGGCCGGCGCTCGCTGTTCCGGCTCGGCGGCAAGCCGTTGCTGGTGTGCGAGTTCTTCCTGCCTGACATCGCCCAGTTTTAGTTTCCCGAATAAAATAAATTGGCCACAGAGATCACAGAGTTAGAAAAAATTCCTCTCTTTTTCTCTGTGTGCTCTGTGATCTCTGTGGCTGAAATATTATTTTTTAACAGAAATTAAAACCCAATGACTCTGGCGCTAAAGCTAAAGGACTACGCGCAGCTGATGCGGCTGCACCGGCCAATCGGCATCCTGCTGCTGATGTGGCCGACGCTGTGGGCGCTGTGGATCGCCGGCCAGGGCCGGCCTGATGCGCACATCTTCGTCGTGTTCGTGCTCGGCGTGGTGCTGATGCGTTCCGCTGGTTGCGTCATCAACGATTACGCCGACCGGGACTTCGATCCGCATGTGGCGCGCACGCGCGACCGGCCGGTCGCCGCCGGACGCGTGAGTCCGCGCGAGGCGCTCGCGCTGTTTGCCGCCCTGTGCCTGGTCGCGTTCGCGCTGGTGCTCACGCTCACCCGCCTGACCGTCCTGCTGTCCTTCGCCGGCGCGTTCCTGGCGGCGACCTATCCCTTCCTCAAGCGTTACACCCATCTGCCGCAGTTTTATCTGGGCATGGCCTTCGGCTGGGGCATTCCCATGGCGTTCGCCGCCGAGACCGGCGAGGTGCCGGGACTCGCCTGGATTTTGTTCGCTGCCAACATCTGCTGGTCCGTGGCCTATGACACCGCCTATGCCATGGTGGACCGGGAGGACGACCTCAAGGTCGGGGTGAAATCCACCGCCATCCTGTTCGGCCGTCATGATCGCGCCATGGTTTTGCTTTTTCACATCATGACAATCGCCTTGCTGGCATGGGTTGGCGCGCTCGCCGGTCTCGGTTTGGGGTATTATGCTGGCCTCGCGGCGGCGTCGGGATTCGCGCTTTATGAACAGCGACTCCTGCGTAACCGCGATCGGGATGGCTGTTTCCGTGCATTCCTGAACAACAACTGGTTCGGCGCGGCGGTGTTCGCCGGGCTGTTGTTGAATTATCTATTAAAAGATTAAGAATTTTTACCGCCAAGACGCCAAGAACGCCAAGGAAAAAAGGAAGACATGAAACGATAATGAATCAAAATCATTTCCCGTTTTTGCTTCAATTCTTAAATGTTTTTCTTGGCGTTCTTGGCGTCTTGGCGGTTCAAAAATCATAAAGGTTAATCGATGAAACTTTACGGTTCGCTCACTTCGCCCTACGTGCGCAAGGCCCGCATCCTGGTCCGGGAGAAGGACCTGCCGTGCGAGTTCGTCGTGGCCGACGCCTGGGCCGCGGACAGCCCCGTCCCCGCGCTTAATCCGTTAGGCAAGGTGCCGGTGCTGGCGCTGGACAACAACGATACGCTGTTCGATTCCCCGGTGATCGTCGAATACCTCGATGCGCTCAAGGCTCCGGCGCTGCTTCCCGCTTCCGGCGAGACCCGGTGGAATGTGCTGCGCTGGGAGGCCCTGGCGGACGGCATGCTGGACGCGGTGGTGACGCGCCTGCTGGAATCGCGTCGCCCCGAAGCACAGCAGTCGGCGGACAACCTGCGGCGCCAGGAAGAAAAAATCGCGCGCTCGCTGGAATATGTCGCGCGCCGGCTGGGCAGCGGTCCCTGGCTCGTTTCGGACCGTTTCACGCTGGCGGATCTGGTCGTGGCGGTCGCGCTGGAATACACCGATTTCCGTTATCCGCATGACTGGCGCAGCCGGCATCCGCGTCTCGGACAGTGGCTGGCCGGCGTCAGCGCCCGCCCGTCATTCATCGAAACCCGTCCCCCCGGCATGGAAAAGAAATAACCCAAGGACTCCCGCGCATGACTATCGGCATTCTTCTCGTTGCCCTGCTCGTTATCCTGATCGGCGCGGAGACCTTTACCAACGCCCTGGAACACCTCGGCGAGCGTCTCAAAATCTCCGAGGGTGTGACCGGCTCCATCTTCGCGGCGGTGGGCACCGCCCTGCCCGAGACCATGGTACCGGTGGTGGCCATCCTTTCGACCGTGAGTACGCAGCAGGTGCGTGAGGAGGTGGGGGTGGGCGCGATCCTCGGCGCGCCGCTCATGCTCTCGACGCTGACCCTGTTCCTGATGGCGTTGTTTGCCATTCACAAGCGCGGCTGGTCGGACGAGCTGCACCCCGAGCGCACCGGCCTGCGGCGCGATCTCTCGTGGTTTCTGCTGGCGTTCGGCCTGAGCACGGTCGCCATTTTCATTCCCCACACATCGACGTGGGCGCGCGCGATGATCGCCATGTCGCTGGTGCTGATTTACTTCATCTATCTCATGCTCACCATCCGCGCCTCGGCCAGGCTCGTGGCCGACGGCCATGGCACTGCCGCCAGCGAGCCGCTGTTTCTGGTGCGGCTGTTCGGCCGCCTCGGCGTGCCGGAAAACATGTTCACGATACTGCTGCAACTCGCCATCGGCCTGACACTGATCATCTTCGGCGCGCACGGCTTCGTCCAGGGGGTCGAGCAGCTGTCCGTCTGGCTCGGCATCTCGCCGCTGGTGCTGGCGCTGCTGATCGTGCCGGTGGCCACCGAGCTGCCGGAGAAGGTGAACAGCATTCTCTGGATCCGCAAGCGCAAAGATACGCTCGCCTTCGGCAACATTACCGGCGCCATGGTGTTTCAGGGTTCGCTGCTGCCGGCACTCGGCATCCTGCTCACGCCGTGGGAACCGCGCCAGGAAGTGGTCGCCGGCGTGGTCCTGACGCTGGTGGCGAGCGCCTATCTGCTGCTCATGGTGCGCCGCGGCCACCTCCGGCCGGTGCATCTGTTTTTCAACGGGCTCTGTTACATCACTTACCTGCTGACGGTCGTGATCTAGCCGGCGTGCCGCGGCGCGGTCAATGGCCTAGAATAGGCGCCCATGCACGTTCAGGACCGACCCGTGGCCACCAAAGCGGAAAAAGACACAACCCCGGCGCGTTACGCGGTGATGGGCAATCCCGTTGCCCACAGCAAATCGCCCGTGATCCACAAGCAGTTCGCGCACCAGTTCGGCCACAACATCGAATACGCCGCGCTGTGGGTGGATACCGACGGGTTCGCCGAGGCGGTGCAGCAGTTTCGCGCCGAGGGCGGCAAGGGGCTGAATGTCACCGTGCCGTTCAAGCTCGAGGCCTTCAGTCTGGCGGACAACCTGAGTGAGCGCGCGAAACTGGCGGGCGCAGTCAACACCATTCGATTCGAGGTCGACGGGAAAATTTTCGGTGACAACACCGACGGTACTGGCCTGGTGCATGACCTCACCAAGAATCTGAACGTGCACCTGCGCGGCAGGAAAATCCTGGTGCTGGGCGCGGGCGGCGCCGTACGCGGCGTGCTCGGGCCGCTGCTGAAGCAAAATCCGGCTCTGCTCGTCATCGCCAACCGCACCGTGCCCAAGGCCAAGGAACTCGCCAAAACCTTCGCGCAGTTCGGCAAGATCGAGGCCGTCGGTTATGACGAACTGGTCGGCAAGCGTTTCGACGTCGTGATCAACGGCACCAGCGCGAGCCTCAAGGGTGAAATGCCGCCGCTGCCGGTGAACGTCTTCGCCGGCAACGCCGTGGCCTACGACATGATGTACGGCGACAAGCCCACGCCGTTCCTCGAATGGGCCATGCTGCACGGCGCGGAAACCGCCGCCGACGGCCTCGGCATGCTGGTGGAGCAGGCGGCGGAGTCGTACCTGCTGTGGCGCGGCGTGCGCCCGGAGACGAGGCACGTGATCGCGGCGTTGCGCAAGGGCTGAATCCGGGCGCGTCAGTGCGGCGATTCACCGAATCACGCCGCTTTTTTCTCGTTACGTATTCATAACGGCGTACCTCTCTGCGCCGAACGCTGCATTTGCTGCTCTTACAATAAATCAGGCGTCAGGCGGGAAGGGTCCGGGAGCGGTTCGTTTGATTCTGTCCCGGGCACATCCAGCTTGCGCAGGACGTGATAGATGGCGCCCTGGGTAACCCCCAGCCGCTGCGCGATCTGGGTGTTGGTCAGGCCCTGTTGCTTCAATTTGCGCACCTTCAGCGGGTCAAGCTTGCGGAATGACTTGGCCAAGATTTCTCCCCTTTGCCTGCATCAAACAGGTTCCCTGCGTGACTTGCCGGGCGTCGCGCTTTACGAGACGCGCCGGGTGTCGCGTGTTTTTTCCAGGACGTTCTCGCCGTTGGTGCGAGTCCGGTGTTTCACCGCGTGGTAGCGGTCCGGAAAAAGTTTTTCCAGCGGGATGCCGATGATTTCGGAAACGCGTTTCTCGACGCGGGCGCTGAAGTACTTGCGCGTCAGCACCTGCTGCACCGACTGCGGTCCGAACAGGCCCAGCTCCATGGCGACGCGCGTGAGGGTGTAACCCTTTCTGGCGAGCGCGAACTTCAGGTCCAGGTAATCCATTCTTGTTATTCCCTTTATCCCTTGTGTTAGGATGCAGCTGAAGATAATCAGCTTTACTTTTCCATGTTCCTTTGATCAGAGTTCAGAGTATGGTGATCAAAATTACACCTGTCAACTCGGGTAGTGTAATAAATTCCTCTCCGGGCCGGCTGAAGGCGGAGCGCACCCGGCTGGGCTTGAGCCAGGTGGCGCTGGGCCAGGCGCTGGGGGTGACCAAGTGGACCATCATCAATTATGAAAGGACCGGCGGGCGCGGGACGCCGATCCCGGCGGACCTGCTTTCCGCCTGCTCCCGGCTCGGGATGGACGTGCAATACATCGTCACCGGCGTGTCTTCCAGCAACCTGAACCGGGTGGCGGAGGAGACCGGCAGCTACCGGGTGGAGCCGAAACGGTCGCCGGCCCTGTCGCCGGATGAACACCGGCTGCTGGAAAAATACCGCCGTCTCAAACCGTCCCAGCGCGCGCAGGCGCAAACCATTGTGGGGGCCCTGATCCCGGCGGAAGGCAAACCGGCGAAAAAACCGGTTTCACGGCTGCGGCGCGGGAAACGTTGAGTCTTGGGGCTTACTTCAGGTAATCGTTCTTGAGATCGACGTAGTGCCGGGCCGAGTATTCGAACCAGGCCTTTTCCTCGTCCGTCAGCTCGCGCACGCGCTTCGCCGGCCGGCCCATCCAAAGGTAACCGCCTTCCAGTTCTTTGCCTTCGGTAACGAGACTGCCGGCGCCGAGGAACACGCCTTCGCGCAGCACCGCGCCGTCGAGAATGGCGGAACCCATGCCGATCAGACAGCGCGACTCGACGGTGCAACCGTGGATGATGCATTGATGGCCGATGGTGACGTCGTCGCCGACGATGACGGCCCAGCCGCCCGGAACCCCTTCATAGTCGTGCGTGCCATGGAGAATGCTGCCGTCCTGGATGTTGGTTCTGCTGCCGATGCGGATGTAATTGACGTCACCGCGCACCGAGCACATGGGCCAGATGGAAGTATCGGCGCCGATGACCACGTCGCCGATGATGCTCGCGGCTTCATCGATGTAAACCCGGGGTCCGACGGTGGGCAGGATGCCTTTGTAGGGGCGTATCGCCATGGCCGCGATTATAGGAAGAAAAAGCCGGCCTACGCCATCCACGACAACGGGAGTTCATCCAGCGCTGCGGCCTGCTGCTTGAGCGCCAGCACCTGTTCCTCCCAGTAGCGCCGCGTGTTGAACCACGGGAAGTTGCGCGGGAAGGCGGGGTCGTCCCAGCGCTCCGCGAGCCAGGCCATGTAGCGCAGCATGCGCAGCGTGCGCAGGGGTTCCATCAGGCGCAGTTCGGCGGCATTGAACTCCATGAACTCGGTGTAGCCGGACAGCACATCGGCCAGCTGCAGTTCCATGTCCTCGCGGTCGCCGGAAAGCAGCATCCACAAATCCTGCACCGCCGGGCCGGTCAGGCAGTCGTCGAAATCCACCAGGTGCGGGCCGGTGCCGGTCCAGAGAATGTTGCCGAGATGACAGTCGCCGTGCAGGCGGATCCACGCGGCATCATCAGCGGCGCGGAAGGCGGCTTCGATCGGCGGAAACAGGTATTCCATGATGGCGAAGAACGAGGCGCGCAGTTCTTCCGGCACCATGTCGTGTTCTTTCAGATAGCGCACCGAGCGGTGTCCGAATTCCTCAATGCCCAGACGTGCACGGTGACGGAACGGTTCGGCCGCGCCGAGCCGGTGCAGGCGACCGAGATAGCGGCCGAGCAGGGCGCGGTCGTCGCGCGAGTTCAGCTCGGGCGCACGCCCCGGTTGCCACGGAAACACCGCGAAGCGAAAACCCCCGTGGTGACTGAGCGTGCCGCTGCCCGGGCGCGCCAGCGGCGCCACGGCCGGGATCTCGTGTTCGGCCAGCTGCAGCGCGAAGGTGTGTTCTTCCAGGATCGCGGCCTCGTCCCAGCGGCCGGGGCGGTAGAACTTGGCCACAGACGGCGGACCGTCCTCGGTGTCCACGCGGTAGACGCGGTTTTCGTAGCTGTTGAGCGCGAGCAGGCCGCCGGTGCAGCGCCCGCCGTACATTTCCACGGCCTCGAGGATGATCTCGGGCGTGAGTGCGTCATAGGGGTGAGCCGGGGAATCGGGGACGGTGGTCACGGCCGCACGTTATAATACTTCGATATGGAAAACACCTCTCTCGTCTCCAACCCGCTGCTCGATCTCACACAACCACCCCGTTTCGGCGTCATCCTTCCGGAGCATGCCGAACCGGCGCTGGACCGGGTGCTGGCAGAAAACCGCGCCGCCCTGGAGCGGGTGCTGGCATCCGGCGGTCCTTATGCCTGGGACAATTTCGCGCAGCCGATCGAGGACATGCGCGAACGCCTGGTGCGCCTGTGGTCGCCGGTGTCGCACCTGCACGCGGTCATGGACAGCGAGGCGCTGCGCGCCGCCTACAATGTCGGGCTGCCGAAACTTACCGCCTATTTCACGGAGCTGGCGCAGGACGAGCGGCTGTACGCCGGTTACAAGGCCATCGCCGCGAGCCCGGGGTTTTCAGGGCTGACCCAGGCGCAGAAAAAAATCATCGAAAATACGTTGCGCGATTTCCGCCTTGCCGGCGCCGAGCTGCCGCCGGACAAGAAGGCGCGCTTCAAGGCCTTGCAACAGGAGCTCGCGGCCCTGCAGAGCAAGTTCTCGGAGAACGTGCTCGACGCCACCCAGGCGTGGGATTTGCGCATCACCGACGAAAAGGACCTCGCCGGCCTGCCCGAGTCGGCGCGCGCCATGGCGCGGCAGGACGCGCAGGAGAAAAATCTGCAAGGCTGGCGCTTCACCCTCGAGGGCCCGTCCTACATCGCCTTCATGACCTACGCCGATGATCGCGAGCGGCGCCGGCAGATGTACGAGGCCTTCATGACGCGCGCCAGCGATCAGGGGCCGTCGGCGGGCAAGTGGGACAACGGCGGGTTGATCCTGGGCCTGTTGCGGCTGCGACGCGAGGCCGCGCAACTGCTCGGTTTCAATAATTACGCCGAGTATGCGCTACAGACGCGCATGGCCAAAACGGTTCCCGAGGTGATGGATTTCCTGAACGATCTCGCGCGCCGCGCCAAACCCGCGGCACAGAAGGATTTCGAGGAACTGAAACAGTTCGCGCGCGAGGCGCATGGCGTGGAACGGCTCGAGGCCTGGGATATCGCGTATTACTCCGAGAAGCTGCAACAGGCGAAATACCGCATTTCGCAGGAAGACCTGCGGCCGTATTTCCCGGAGACCAAAGTCGTGCCCGGCCTGTTCGAGGTGGTCGAGCGGCTGTACGGCCTGAAGATCACCGGGGTCAGGGGCGTTGAGGTGTGGCACCCGGACGTGCGTTTCTATGAAATCCGCGACAGCACGGGCGAAGTGCGCGGGCGCTTTTACATGGACCTGTACGCGCGCGCCAACAAGCGCGGCGGCGCGTGGATGGACGAATGCATCAACCGCAAGCGCACCGCGGGCGGCGTGCAGGTGCCGGTGGCCTACCTGGTGTGCAATTTCACCCCGCCCGTGGGCGGCCGGCCGGCGCTGTTCACCCATGACGAGGTCATCACGCTGTTCCACGAATTCGGTCACGGCCTGCACCACATGCTGACGAAGGTGGATTATGTGGGTGTGGCGGGCATCAATGGCGTGGCCTGGGACGCGGTCGAGCTGCCGAGCCAGTTCATGGAGAACTGGTGCTGGGAGCGCGAGGCGCTCGATCTCATCGCCGGGCATCACCAGAGCGGTGCGAAAATTCCGGACGAGCTGTACGTCAAAATGATCGCGGCCAAAAACTTCCAGTCCGGCATGCAGTTCGTGCGCCAGCTGGAGTTCTCGCTGTTCGACATGCGCCTGCACGGTGAATACAACCCGGATGGCGGCAAGGGCGTGCAACAGGTTCTGGACGAGGTGCGTGCCGAGGTGGCGGTGGTGATTCCGCCGGCGTTTAACCGCTTCCAGAACGGTTTTTCCCACATCTTCGCCGGCGGCTATGCCGCCGGCTACTATAGTTACAAGTGGGCCGAGGTGCTGTCGGCCGATGCTTTCAGCAAGTTCGAGGAAAACGGGGTGTTCGATCGCGCCACCGGCCTGCAATTTTTGCGGAACGTTCTCGAGCAGGGCGGCTCGCGTGAGCCGATGGAGTTGTTCGTGAATTTTCGGGGACGCTCACCCAGGATCGATGCACTGTTGCGGCATTCCGGACTGGCCGCTTAAGGACAAAACGCCATGACAGGAAGTCTGCGTGTCGTCGCCATGCTGGCAATGCTGGGTGTGTTTTCCGCCGTCCAGGCGGAAACGGTTTACGTCGCCGAGCGCATCCGCATCGGGTTGCGCGCGGAGATGGACGAAGCCAGCCCGGTGGTAAAAACGGTTGAAACTGGCGCCGCACTGGAGGTGGTCGAGCGCCTGGAAAAGCTGGTGCGCGTGCGCGACTCTCAGGGAACTGAGGGTTGGATCGAGGCGCGTTATCTCAGCCCCGAACCGCCGGCGCGGCTGCAGCTCACCCGGCTTCAGGAAGATCTGGCCAAAAGCCGGACGCAGGCGGCGGAAGCGCAGGCTCAGCTCAAGAAAGCCCAGTCGGCCCTGGCGGAACAGGCTGAAAAAATAAAGGAACTGGAGAAAAATGCCGCCGACAGGCCGGCGCCCGCCCCGGCCGCACCGGTGGTGATCAAGGCCCCGCCGCCCGTCACCCCCGACGCGGCGAATACCGGTTTCAGCTTCAGTTACCCGTGGCTCGGGATTTCTTTTGCTATGCTGGTAATTGGATTCGCCGCCGGCGTGCGCTGGCTGCGCGAGTCCATCCGCAAACGATCGGGTGGCATGTATCTGAGGGTTTGATCCATGAAGCGCTCCAAGACAATTTTTATCGCGGTGCTGACCGTTGCCGGCCTGTGCGCAGCACAGGCGGAATCGCTGTACAAGTGGGTGGACAGCCAGGGACGGGTGTCGTATCACGACCGGCCGCCGCCGGAAGGTTCCGATTTTCGCGTCGAGCAGAAAAACCTCGACGCCGGCAGGAAATCCGAGGTGGATGACACGCTCGAAAAAATCGTCGAGAAGTATCCGGTCGTTCTCTATTCCGTGCCCGTGTGCGGTTCCTGTGACCTCGCGCGCGCCTACCTGGAAAAACGCAAGATCCCGTACAGCGAGAAGAATCTGGAAAACAACGTCGAACTGCAACAGAAGCTGAAACAGAAGTACGGCGCGCTGTCGGCGCCGACGATCACGATCGGCGAGAAAGTCATGAAGGGCTATGTGGAGTCCATCCTCGAGGGCGAACTGGATACCGCCGGCTATCCAAAAATGGAAGCGTCCGGATCCGGCAAGGAAGAAGTCACAGGCCAGGAGAACACCTCTGCCACCGGAGATGCCGGCCAGCAACCTGCCCGCCGCCGTTATTGAACCGGCCTGAATCCAGGCCGTAAACTCCCTGCCATGAAAATCGCCACGTGGAATGTCAATTCCATCCGTGTGCGCCTGCCCCAGGTGCTGGCGTGGCTGGAAAAAGAAAACCCCGACGTGCTGTGCCTGCAGGAAACCAAGATCACCGACGAGGAATTCCCCACGGCGGCGCTGCGCGAGGCCGGGTACCGGGCGGTTTACGCCGGCCAGAAGACCTATAACGGCGTCGCCACCCTGAGCCGGGCGCCGGCGGAAGACATCGTCAGCGCGCTGCCCGGCGCCGCCGGCGACCAGAAGCGCCTGCTGGCCGCGACCGTGGGCGGCATGCGCGTGATCAATGTGTACATACCGAACGGCGAGGAGGTCGGTTCGGAAAAGTATTCCTACAAATTATCCTGGCTCAAGGCGCTCGAAAAATTCATCGCCCGGGAACTGAAAAGCCATCCGCGCCTGGCGCTCCTGGGCGATTACAACGTCGCGCCGGAAGCGCGCGACGTGCATGATCCCAAACGCTGGGAAGGCCGTGTGCTTTTCAGCGACAAGGAGCGCGCGGCGTTTCAACGGCTGATCCGGCACGGCCTGGCAGACGTGTTCCGGCAATTCGATCAGCCGGAAAAGTGTTTCAGCTGGTGGGATTACCGCGCCGGCGCCTTCCAGCGCAACCACGGCCTGCGCATCGACCACATCCTGTGCAGTCCGCGGTTGGCGGAAGCATGCCGGGGATGCCGCATCGAT
The DNA window shown above is from Sulfuricaulis limicola and carries:
- a CDS encoding helix-turn-helix transcriptional regulator, coding for MVIKITPVNSGSVINSSPGRLKAERTRLGLSQVALGQALGVTKWTIINYERTGGRGTPIPADLLSACSRLGMDVQYIVTGVSSSNLNRVAEETGSYRVEPKRSPALSPDEHRLLEKYRRLKPSQRAQAQTIVGALIPAEGKPAKKPVSRLRRGKR
- a CDS encoding sodium:calcium antiporter, with the protein product MTIGILLVALLVILIGAETFTNALEHLGERLKISEGVTGSIFAAVGTALPETMVPVVAILSTVSTQQVREEVGVGAILGAPLMLSTLTLFLMALFAIHKRGWSDELHPERTGLRRDLSWFLLAFGLSTVAIFIPHTSTWARAMIAMSLVLIYFIYLMLTIRASARLVADGHGTAASEPLFLVRLFGRLGVPENMFTILLQLAIGLTLIIFGAHGFVQGVEQLSVWLGISPLVLALLIVPVATELPEKVNSILWIRKRKDTLAFGNITGAMVFQGSLLPALGILLTPWEPRQEVVAGVVLTLVASAYLLLMVRRGHLRPVHLFFNGLCYITYLLTVVI
- a CDS encoding acyloxyacyl hydrolase, which codes for MNISPVPRVRFKFIPVAAGMLLYACSTGADMLAVAVGYGNISSSGSNAVFVSYQKDAPALFNRKSLYELSIAYWSGPNYNTALSFGRTLRWKLSPENYCAATLGIGMVDRTTDHLGTTGQFMVRLAFGRKFGEYDLSIGETHYSNGKTALGLDWDGPNVGEDFLTLMLAREF
- a CDS encoding serine/threonine protein kinase produces the protein MTTVPDSPAHPYDALTPEIILEAVEMYGGRCTGGLLALNSYENRVYRVDTEDGPPSVAKFYRPGRWDEAAILEEHTFALQLAEHEIPAVAPLARPGSGTLSHHGGFRFAVFPWQPGRAPELNSRDDRALLGRYLGRLHRLGAAEPFRHRARLGIEEFGHRSVRYLKEHDMVPEELRASFFAIMEYLFPPIEAAFRAADDAAWIRLHGDCHLGNILWTGTGPHLVDFDDCLTGPAVQDLWMLLSGDREDMELQLADVLSGYTEFMEFNAAELRLMEPLRTLRMLRYMAWLAERWDDPAFPRNFPWFNTRRYWEEQVLALKQQAAALDELPLSWMA
- a CDS encoding chorismate--pyruvate lyase family protein; this translates as MAIVSPAPPRGTEPLWRPARRLNRSGIPRNYLPWLLDTASLTERIIAQCRENFHVRLLDQRRARPLRNEAEALGMRAGTRAIVRQVQLLCGDTPWVYARTIIPPRTFARKLHRFTTLGARSLGAMLFADPSMKRGEVEVTRLTPSDRLYHLVTRDLRDKPETIWGRRSLFRLGGKPLLVCEFFLPDIAQF
- a CDS encoding helix-turn-helix domain-containing protein — translated: MAKSFRKLDPLKVRKLKQQGLTNTQIAQRLGVTQGAIYHVLRKLDVPGTESNEPLPDPSRLTPDLL
- a CDS encoding glutathione S-transferase N-terminal domain-containing protein, producing the protein MKLYGSLTSPYVRKARILVREKDLPCEFVVADAWAADSPVPALNPLGKVPVLALDNNDTLFDSPVIVEYLDALKAPALLPASGETRWNVLRWEALADGMLDAVVTRLLESRRPEAQQSADNLRRQEEKIARSLEYVARRLGSGPWLVSDRFTLADLVVAVALEYTDFRYPHDWRSRHPRLGQWLAGVSARPSFIETRPPGMEKK
- the aroE gene encoding shikimate dehydrogenase, yielding MHVQDRPVATKAEKDTTPARYAVMGNPVAHSKSPVIHKQFAHQFGHNIEYAALWVDTDGFAEAVQQFRAEGGKGLNVTVPFKLEAFSLADNLSERAKLAGAVNTIRFEVDGKIFGDNTDGTGLVHDLTKNLNVHLRGRKILVLGAGGAVRGVLGPLLKQNPALLVIANRTVPKAKELAKTFAQFGKIEAVGYDELVGKRFDVVINGTSASLKGEMPPLPVNVFAGNAVAYDMMYGDKPTPFLEWAMLHGAETAADGLGMLVEQAAESYLLWRGVRPETRHVIAALRKG
- a CDS encoding helix-turn-helix domain-containing protein, whose amino-acid sequence is MDYLDLKFALARKGYTLTRVAMELGLFGPQSVQQVLTRKYFSARVEKRVSEIIGIPLEKLFPDRYHAVKHRTRTNGENVLEKTRDTRRVS
- the ubiA gene encoding 4-hydroxybenzoate octaprenyltransferase, producing MTLALKLKDYAQLMRLHRPIGILLLMWPTLWALWIAGQGRPDAHIFVVFVLGVVLMRSAGCVINDYADRDFDPHVARTRDRPVAAGRVSPREALALFAALCLVAFALVLTLTRLTVLLSFAGAFLAATYPFLKRYTHLPQFYLGMAFGWGIPMAFAAETGEVPGLAWILFAANICWSVAYDTAYAMVDREDDLKVGVKSTAILFGRHDRAMVLLFHIMTIALLAWVGALAGLGLGYYAGLAAASGFALYEQRLLRNRDRDGCFRAFLNNNWFGAAVFAGLLLNYLLKD
- a CDS encoding gamma carbonic anhydrase family protein; this encodes MAIRPYKGILPTVGPRVYIDEAASIIGDVVIGADTSIWPMCSVRGDVNYIRIGSRTNIQDGSILHGTHDYEGVPGGWAVIVGDDVTIGHQCIIHGCTVESRCLIGMGSAILDGAVLREGVFLGAGSLVTEGKELEGGYLWMGRPAKRVRELTDEEKAWFEYSARHYVDLKNDYLK